The following coding sequences lie in one Dunckerocampus dactyliophorus isolate RoL2022-P2 chromosome 4, RoL_Ddac_1.1, whole genome shotgun sequence genomic window:
- the LOC129179424 gene encoding LOW QUALITY PROTEIN: uncharacterized protein LOC129179424 (The sequence of the model RefSeq protein was modified relative to this genomic sequence to represent the inferred CDS: inserted 4 bases in 3 codons; substituted 7 bases at 7 genomic stop codons) has product MRAVNVTIAKKLNLDPHVLANYRPLANLPFLFKILEKAVAXGFLQFAGFQSGFRMHHSKGTALEKVTNYLLTASDKGLVSVLVLLDLTAAFNTSDHXIVIPRLEHALSIKETVLKWFXSNLSDLLQFAFISNKETIHVKVSHGIPQGSILKPVLFNIYMYPLGSLFIKHSIMFHCYADDTNPYQXNLTKLVSCPNSKHASKYIKSCMTSDFAXLNSDKTEIKVLGAQHLRDKIANEINALDGLAITXTVRNHGVIFDQDLSCNSXRQVSRTAFFHLQNIKKLRNFLPLPDAEKLVHAFVTSRLDYCKSLLIGCPNKALKILQLIQNTAARFLTRTXRRDHMSPVLASLHCLLVKLXIXVKILLLTYKALPCQAPTAATQSLGSVQVGFA; this is encoded by the exons tgaatgttacTATTGCTAAAAAACTTAACCTTGATCCACACGTCTTAGCTAACTACAGACCACTAGCCAACCTTCCATTTTTGTTCAAGATTCTAGAGAAAGCAGTTGC GGGTTTTCTTCAATTTGCAGGCTTTCAATCAGGATTTAGGATGCACCACAGTAAAGGAACAGCACTCGAAAAAGTGACAAATTACCTCCTCACTGCCTCAGACAAAGGCCTTGTTTCAGTACTAGTTTTATTAGATCTTACAGCAGCATTTAACACAAGTGACCACTGAATTGTAATACcgagattagaacatgcccTCAGCATTAAAGAAACTGTATTAAAATGGTTTTAGTCCAACTTGTCAGATCTCCTGCAGTTTGCATTCATTTCTAACAAAGAAACGATACACGTGAAGGTCAGCCATGGCATCCCACAGGGTTCCATACTCAAACCTGTACTGTTCAACATTTATATGTACCCATTAGGCAGTCTCTTTATAAAACACTCCATAATGTTCCACTGTTACGCAGATGACACAAACCCCTATCAATGAAACCTAACAAAACTAGTTAGTTGTCCAAACTCCAAACATGCCTCTAAATACATCAAGAGCTGCATGACCTCAGATTTCGCATGATTAAATTCAGATAAAACTGAAATCAAAGTCCTTGGTGCTCAACACCTCAGAGACAAGATTGCAAATGAGATAAACGCCCTAGATGGTCTTGCAATCA GCACTGTCAGGAACCATGGCGTCATCTTTGATCAAGATCTTTCCTGTAATT CAAGACAAGTGTCAAGAACAGCATTTTTTCAtctacaaaacatcaaaaaactCAGAAATTTCCTGCCACTACCAGATGCCGAAAAGCTtgttcatgcttttgtgacctccaggCTGGATTATTGTAAGTCCCTGTTAATAGGTTGCCCTAATAAAGCTTTAAAGATACTCCAGTTGATCCAAAACACCGCTGCACGATTCTTAACCAGAACCTGAAGAAGAGATCATATGTCACCCGTACTAGCTTCACTGCACTGCTTACTTGTGAAATTATGAATTTGAGTAAAAATTCTCCTTCTTACATATAAAGCACTACCTTGTCAGGCACCg acggccgccACACAGAGCCTGGGCTCCGTTCAAG TTGGCTTCGCTTGA